A section of the Telopea speciosissima isolate NSW1024214 ecotype Mountain lineage chromosome 3, Tspe_v1, whole genome shotgun sequence genome encodes:
- the LOC122655804 gene encoding pumilio homolog 4-like isoform X1, whose amino-acid sequence MVSESPSNMLSDLGTQPTLRGGLRGLSGNLEDSLGNEIEFLMREHRSKDPIDRERNLNIYRSGSAPPTVEGSLNAVGGLFRNTGTDLSRISPNGNTNGILSDEEIRSHPTYLSYYYSRENINPRLPPPLLSKEDWRVAQRFQAGTSSVGGIGDRWKKNSVNEGESKSLFSLQPGLSAQRGEGDFVEPRTVTPRNLTRQPSAEWFERGTDGLIGLAGVGLGARRKSLADMLQEGLVHPAPASGNISRPVSRSAFDDVAEPMGISDPQLALFRNGMESLEGLHSGTSSPGLVRVQSFGSSVSQSLASPMGSSLSRNATPEPQLVGRSPAPGLPPMGSRVFVSEKKVAASNVFNGINSSMGDTADISATFSGLSLSKNRLVDEVSHVQSQLELEFNNQSFPFDMPNGHTHSLQNQLIDKTEAETLTIPTTIYKEWAKKNATVTDLNFPNTNLDGQVNFPKRESSAASLYSKVPFAGGSAGLEGSSVHYQNTDLPSTDFAGYVPRMHSINQRLNFVMNDHLDSGAPLAGSVEGQSLSRSGNQVGSGLQVPVMDPLYLQYLQRTSDYAVQAVASLRDPSSLGRNYLGTSHADSLGFQKAYLEALVTQQKQQYGMPFLEKSGSLNHGYYGNPTFGLGMPYPGNPMGSPVLSSVGAGSPIRQNERVSHIPSLIRSSMGSWHSDNGDNMEESFALSLLEEFKNNKTSCFELSEIADHVVEFSADQYGSRFIQQKLETATVEEKNKIFPEIIPHARTLMTDVFGNYVIQKFFEHGTESQRKELASQLTGHVLPLSLQMYGCRVIQKALEVVDVDQQTQLVAELDGSVMKCVRDQNGNHVIQKCIECVPQDRIQFIILAFYGQVVALSTHPYGCRVIQRVLEHCDDANTQHIIMEEILQSVCTLAQDQYGNYVVQHVLQHGKPHERSAIISKLAGQIVKMSQQKFASNVVEKCLTFGGPKERQLLVNEMLGSTEENEPLQVCESFFLPLKIARWII is encoded by the exons ATGGTCTCAGAAAGTCCGTCAAATATGCTGTCGGATCTAGGCACTCAACCGACCCTAAGGGGCGGTCTTAGAGGATTAAGTGGGAACTTAGAAGATAGTTTGGGGAATGAAATTGAGTTCTTAATGCGAGAGCATCGCAGTAAAGACCCAATCGATCGTGAGAGGAATCTCAATATCTACAGAAGCGGCAGCGCTCCACCGACGGTGGAGGGATCCTTGAATGCTGTGGGCGGTCTGTTTAGGAATACGGGTACTGACCTTTCAAGGATTAGTCCGAATGGTAATACCAATGGAATTCTGTCAGATGAAGAAATTCGCTCGCATCCTACCTATCTGTCCTATTACTATTCCCGTGAAAATATCAATCCCAGGCTTCCTCCTCCTTTGCTCTCAAAGGAGGATTGGCGTGTTGCACAGAGATTCCAGGCTGGAACATCGTCAGTTGGGGGAATTGGAGACCGGTGGAAGAAGAATTCAGTGAATGAGGGCGAAAGTAAGTCGCTCTTCTCACTGCAGCCTGGTCTTTCGGCACAGAGGGGTGAAGGAGATTTTGTGGAACCGAGGACGGTCACACCAAGGAACCTTACCAGGCAACCTTCTGCAGAATGGTTCGAGAGAGGGACTGATGGTCTTATTGGGTTGGCTGGTGTGGGGTTGGGCGCGAGGAGGAAGAGCTTGGCCGACATGCTACAG GAAGGACTTGTTCATCCTGCTCCAGCATCAGGTAATATTTCACGCCCAGTGAGCCGTAGTGCTTTTGATGATGTTGCAGAGCCAATGGGCATATCTGACCCCCAATTGGCACTGTTTAGAAATGGAATGGAATCTTTAGAGGGCTTACATTCTGGAACTTCTTCTCCTGGCCTGGTTCGAGTTCAGAGTTTCGGTTCATCTGTTTCTCAATCTTTAGCATCTCCTATGGGTTCATCATTGTCAAGAAATGCAACTCCTGAACCTCAGTTGGTTGGGAGGTCTCCGGCTCCTGGTCTTCCTCCAATGGGGAGCAGAGTTTTTGTTAGTGAAAAGAAAGTTGCAGCTTCAAATGTCTTTAATGGTATTAATTCTAGCATGGGTGACACTGCTGACATTTCTGCTACTTTTTCTGGCTTAAGCCTGTCAAAAAATAGACTTGTTGATGAAGTTAGTCATGTACAATCTCAACTTGAACTAGAATTTAATAATCAGAGTTTTCCTTTTGATATGCCAAATGGTCATACCCATAGTTTGCAGAATCAACTTATTGACAAGACTGAAGCTGAAACACTAACCATACCTACTACTATCTATAAAGAGTGGGCGAAGAAGAATGCAACTGTAACAGACCTTAATTTTCCTAATACAAATTTGGATGGGCAAGTGAACTTTCCCAAAAGAGAATCATCTGCCGCCAGTCTGTATTCAAAAGTACCTTTTGCGGGTGGTTCTGCTGGGTTGGAAGGATCCAGTGTCCATTATCAGAATACGGATTTGCCAAGTACTGACTTTGCTGGCTATGTGCCTCGTATGCATTCTatcaatcagaggctgaatttTGTGATGAATGATCACCTTGATTCAG GTGCGCCTTTGGCAGGGAGTGTAGAAGGACAAAGTCTGAGTCGAAGTGGAAATCAAGTAGGGTCTGGCCTTCAAGTGCCTGTTATGGACCCACTTTATTTACAGTACCTGCAAAGAACTTCTGATTATGCGGTACAGGCTGTAGCTAGCCTAAGGGATCCTTCTTCTTTGGGGAGAAATTACCTCGGTACTTCACATGCAGACTCTCTTGGGTTTCAGAAAGCATACCTTGAGGCATTGGTCACACAACAGAAACAACAGTATGGCATGCCATTTCTAGAAAAATCAGGTTCTTTAAATCATGGTTATTATGGGAATCCTACGTTTGGTCTTGGCATGCCATATCCAGGAAACCCTATGGGAAGTCCTGTACTTTCTTCGGTAGGAGCTGGAAGTCCTATTAGGCAGAATGAGCGAGTCTCACATATCCCGTCTTTGATAAGAAGTTCAATGGGATCCTGGCACTCGGATAACGGCGATAATATGGAAGAAAGTTTTGCTTTGTCATTATTGGAAGAGTTCAAGAACAACAAGACGAGTTGTTTTGAACTTTCAGAGATTGCTGATCATGTGGTTGAATTCAG TGCTGATCAGTATGGAAGTCGTTTTATTCAGCAGAAACTAGAAACTGCAACTGTGGAAGAAAAGAACAAGATATTTCCGGAGATCATTCCTCATGCTCGTACCTTGATGACGGATGTCTTTGGGAACTATGTTATTCAGAAA TTTTTTGAGCATGGTACAGAGAGTCAAAGAAAGGAGTTAGCTAGCCAGCTTACTGGTCATGTTTTGCCTCTAAGTCTTCAAATGTATGGTTGCAGAGTGATTCAGAAG GCTTTGGAGGTGGTTGATGTGGATCAGCAGACTCAGTTGGTGGCAGAGCTTGATGGTTCAGTCATGAAATGTGTTCGTGATCAGAATGGTAATCATGTCATTCAGAAGTGTATTGAGTGTGTCCCTCAGGATCGCATTCAGTTTATTATCTTAGCTTTCTATGGGCAAGTTGTGGCACTATCCACCCACCCGTACGGCTGCCGGGTCATTCAG AGGGTTCTCGAGCACTGTGATGATGCCAATACGCAACATATTATCATGGAAGAAATCCTGCAATCTGTTTGTACACTTGCGCAAGACCAATATGGAAATTATGTAGTTCAG CATGTGTTGCAACATGGGAAACCACATGAACGATCTGCTATAATCAGCAAGCTTGCTGGACAGATAGTAAAGATGAGTCAACAGAAGTTTGCTTCTAATGTTGTGGAAAAGTGCTTGACTTTTGGTGGTCCCAAAGAACGTCAACTTTTGGTAAATGAGATGCTTGGTTCTACAGAGGAGAATGAGCCCTTGCAGGTTTGTGAGtccttctttctccctcttaAAATTGCAAGATGGATTATCTAA
- the LOC122655804 gene encoding pumilio homolog 4-like isoform X2 gives MVSESPSNMLSDLGTQPTLRGGLRGLSGNLEDSLGNEIEFLMREHRSKDPIDRERNLNIYRSGSAPPTVEGSLNAVGGLFRNTGTDLSRISPNGNTNGILSDEEIRSHPTYLSYYYSRENINPRLPPPLLSKEDWRVAQRFQAGTSSVGGIGDRWKKNSVNEGESKSLFSLQPGLSAQRGEGDFVEPRTVTPRNLTRQPSAEWFERGTDGLIGLAGVGLGARRKSLADMLQEGLVHPAPASGNISRPVSRSAFDDVAEPMGISDPQLALFRNGMESLEGLHSGTSSPGLVRVQSFGSSVSQSLASPMGSSLSRNATPEPQLVGRSPAPGLPPMGSRVFVSEKKVAASNVFNGINSSMGDTADISATFSGLSLSKNRLVDEVSHVQSQLELEFNNQSFPFDMPNGHTHSLQNQLIDKTEAETLTIPTTIYKEWAKKNATVTDLNFPNTNLDGQVNFPKRESSAASLYSKVPFAGGSAGLEGSSVHYQNTDLPSTDFAGYVPRMHSINQRLNFVMNDHLDSGSVEGQSLSRSGNQVGSGLQVPVMDPLYLQYLQRTSDYAVQAVASLRDPSSLGRNYLGTSHADSLGFQKAYLEALVTQQKQQYGMPFLEKSGSLNHGYYGNPTFGLGMPYPGNPMGSPVLSSVGAGSPIRQNERVSHIPSLIRSSMGSWHSDNGDNMEESFALSLLEEFKNNKTSCFELSEIADHVVEFSADQYGSRFIQQKLETATVEEKNKIFPEIIPHARTLMTDVFGNYVIQKFFEHGTESQRKELASQLTGHVLPLSLQMYGCRVIQKALEVVDVDQQTQLVAELDGSVMKCVRDQNGNHVIQKCIECVPQDRIQFIILAFYGQVVALSTHPYGCRVIQRVLEHCDDANTQHIIMEEILQSVCTLAQDQYGNYVVQHVLQHGKPHERSAIISKLAGQIVKMSQQKFASNVVEKCLTFGGPKERQLLVNEMLGSTEENEPLQVCESFFLPLKIARWII, from the exons ATGGTCTCAGAAAGTCCGTCAAATATGCTGTCGGATCTAGGCACTCAACCGACCCTAAGGGGCGGTCTTAGAGGATTAAGTGGGAACTTAGAAGATAGTTTGGGGAATGAAATTGAGTTCTTAATGCGAGAGCATCGCAGTAAAGACCCAATCGATCGTGAGAGGAATCTCAATATCTACAGAAGCGGCAGCGCTCCACCGACGGTGGAGGGATCCTTGAATGCTGTGGGCGGTCTGTTTAGGAATACGGGTACTGACCTTTCAAGGATTAGTCCGAATGGTAATACCAATGGAATTCTGTCAGATGAAGAAATTCGCTCGCATCCTACCTATCTGTCCTATTACTATTCCCGTGAAAATATCAATCCCAGGCTTCCTCCTCCTTTGCTCTCAAAGGAGGATTGGCGTGTTGCACAGAGATTCCAGGCTGGAACATCGTCAGTTGGGGGAATTGGAGACCGGTGGAAGAAGAATTCAGTGAATGAGGGCGAAAGTAAGTCGCTCTTCTCACTGCAGCCTGGTCTTTCGGCACAGAGGGGTGAAGGAGATTTTGTGGAACCGAGGACGGTCACACCAAGGAACCTTACCAGGCAACCTTCTGCAGAATGGTTCGAGAGAGGGACTGATGGTCTTATTGGGTTGGCTGGTGTGGGGTTGGGCGCGAGGAGGAAGAGCTTGGCCGACATGCTACAG GAAGGACTTGTTCATCCTGCTCCAGCATCAGGTAATATTTCACGCCCAGTGAGCCGTAGTGCTTTTGATGATGTTGCAGAGCCAATGGGCATATCTGACCCCCAATTGGCACTGTTTAGAAATGGAATGGAATCTTTAGAGGGCTTACATTCTGGAACTTCTTCTCCTGGCCTGGTTCGAGTTCAGAGTTTCGGTTCATCTGTTTCTCAATCTTTAGCATCTCCTATGGGTTCATCATTGTCAAGAAATGCAACTCCTGAACCTCAGTTGGTTGGGAGGTCTCCGGCTCCTGGTCTTCCTCCAATGGGGAGCAGAGTTTTTGTTAGTGAAAAGAAAGTTGCAGCTTCAAATGTCTTTAATGGTATTAATTCTAGCATGGGTGACACTGCTGACATTTCTGCTACTTTTTCTGGCTTAAGCCTGTCAAAAAATAGACTTGTTGATGAAGTTAGTCATGTACAATCTCAACTTGAACTAGAATTTAATAATCAGAGTTTTCCTTTTGATATGCCAAATGGTCATACCCATAGTTTGCAGAATCAACTTATTGACAAGACTGAAGCTGAAACACTAACCATACCTACTACTATCTATAAAGAGTGGGCGAAGAAGAATGCAACTGTAACAGACCTTAATTTTCCTAATACAAATTTGGATGGGCAAGTGAACTTTCCCAAAAGAGAATCATCTGCCGCCAGTCTGTATTCAAAAGTACCTTTTGCGGGTGGTTCTGCTGGGTTGGAAGGATCCAGTGTCCATTATCAGAATACGGATTTGCCAAGTACTGACTTTGCTGGCTATGTGCCTCGTATGCATTCTatcaatcagaggctgaatttTGTGATGAATGATCACCTTGATTCAG GGAGTGTAGAAGGACAAAGTCTGAGTCGAAGTGGAAATCAAGTAGGGTCTGGCCTTCAAGTGCCTGTTATGGACCCACTTTATTTACAGTACCTGCAAAGAACTTCTGATTATGCGGTACAGGCTGTAGCTAGCCTAAGGGATCCTTCTTCTTTGGGGAGAAATTACCTCGGTACTTCACATGCAGACTCTCTTGGGTTTCAGAAAGCATACCTTGAGGCATTGGTCACACAACAGAAACAACAGTATGGCATGCCATTTCTAGAAAAATCAGGTTCTTTAAATCATGGTTATTATGGGAATCCTACGTTTGGTCTTGGCATGCCATATCCAGGAAACCCTATGGGAAGTCCTGTACTTTCTTCGGTAGGAGCTGGAAGTCCTATTAGGCAGAATGAGCGAGTCTCACATATCCCGTCTTTGATAAGAAGTTCAATGGGATCCTGGCACTCGGATAACGGCGATAATATGGAAGAAAGTTTTGCTTTGTCATTATTGGAAGAGTTCAAGAACAACAAGACGAGTTGTTTTGAACTTTCAGAGATTGCTGATCATGTGGTTGAATTCAG TGCTGATCAGTATGGAAGTCGTTTTATTCAGCAGAAACTAGAAACTGCAACTGTGGAAGAAAAGAACAAGATATTTCCGGAGATCATTCCTCATGCTCGTACCTTGATGACGGATGTCTTTGGGAACTATGTTATTCAGAAA TTTTTTGAGCATGGTACAGAGAGTCAAAGAAAGGAGTTAGCTAGCCAGCTTACTGGTCATGTTTTGCCTCTAAGTCTTCAAATGTATGGTTGCAGAGTGATTCAGAAG GCTTTGGAGGTGGTTGATGTGGATCAGCAGACTCAGTTGGTGGCAGAGCTTGATGGTTCAGTCATGAAATGTGTTCGTGATCAGAATGGTAATCATGTCATTCAGAAGTGTATTGAGTGTGTCCCTCAGGATCGCATTCAGTTTATTATCTTAGCTTTCTATGGGCAAGTTGTGGCACTATCCACCCACCCGTACGGCTGCCGGGTCATTCAG AGGGTTCTCGAGCACTGTGATGATGCCAATACGCAACATATTATCATGGAAGAAATCCTGCAATCTGTTTGTACACTTGCGCAAGACCAATATGGAAATTATGTAGTTCAG CATGTGTTGCAACATGGGAAACCACATGAACGATCTGCTATAATCAGCAAGCTTGCTGGACAGATAGTAAAGATGAGTCAACAGAAGTTTGCTTCTAATGTTGTGGAAAAGTGCTTGACTTTTGGTGGTCCCAAAGAACGTCAACTTTTGGTAAATGAGATGCTTGGTTCTACAGAGGAGAATGAGCCCTTGCAGGTTTGTGAGtccttctttctccctcttaAAATTGCAAGATGGATTATCTAA